The following coding sequences lie in one Lemur catta isolate mLemCat1 chromosome 11, mLemCat1.pri, whole genome shotgun sequence genomic window:
- the LOC123647323 gene encoding sterile alpha motif domain-containing protein 9-like: MAKQLNLPENTDDWTKEDVNQWLESHKIDQKHREILTAQDVDGKILKWLKKKDLVDMGITHGPAIQIEELFKELLRTSSENSIQTSKRGKGSKNVPKKQTLMEKESRETSQQKQQDKENTDMTNASTMSTVAKGSKSLKSELIGEEIDNTKEKQPSVELTCIAYPFDEFSNPYRYKLHFSLQPETGPRNLIDPVHEFKAFTNTETATEKDVKMKFSNEVFRFASACMNSRTNGTIHFGVKDKPHGKIVGVKFTSVTKEALIDHFNLMIHQYFEDHQVQQAKKCIREPRFVEVLLPNSIPSDRFVIEVDVIPQYSECEHDYFQIKMQNCNNKTWEQSPKYSVFVRHGASSKDITKKEADFREFKLDLKTLAESRKEAEEKFRMKTNKKESEGLKLVKLLTGNQDLLDNSYYEWYILVINKCHPDQTKHLDFLREIKWFAVLEFDPESESNGVVKAYKESRVANLHFPSLYIEGNTTPNEKISTLNLYQQPSWIFCNGRSDLDSEKYKSLDPRSWQKERASDVRKVISFLTHEDIMPRGKFLVVYLLLSPIDDPGDPLIETFCAFYQDLNGMENILCLCVHPHICQGWKDHLEARLFKQEEEFSNQCISALNLEEINGTILKLKSVTQSLKRLLPSTGLATVLLKKEEDIMTALEIVCENECEGTLLEKDKNKFLEFKALKEEDFYRGGKVSWWNFYFSSQSYSLPFVKRDKYEKLEEMIQNCADSSKSVCAKIIHLYHHPGCGGTTLGMHILWELRKKFRCAVLRNKTVDFSEIGEQVTNLITYGATNHQNYLPVLLLVDDFEEQENVYLLQASIQTAVTKKYIRYEKPLVIILNCMRSQNPENSAKIPDSIAVIQQLSPKEQRAFELKLKEIKEQHKNFEDFYSFMIMKTNFNKEYIENVVRNILKGQDISTKEARLFSFLALLNSYVPDTTISLSQCEKFLGIANKKAYWGTEKFEHKMGTYSTILIKTEVVDCGIYCGVRIIHPLIALLSLEELKKSYHLDKSKIMLDMLTENLFYDTGIGKSKFLQDMQTLLLTRHRDEHESGTGNWFSPFIEALHKDEGNAVVEAVLREGIRRFHLNAFICQALARHFYIKEKDFSNALHWAKEAKKVEPDNSYISDTLGQVYKSKIRWWLEDNERNRNISVHVLTDLLDLAEHASNAFKESQQQSEDRQYEVKERLYQKSKRRYDTYNIAGYLGEIEVGFYTIQILQLIPFFDNKNELSRRDMVNFISGSSDIPGHPNNEFKLALKNFIPYLTNLQQSLKKSFDFFDEYFVLLKPRNNIKQNEEAKTRKRVAMCFHKYVDIFCPLEESQNIDSGSKLSEPLQVERYRKRLVALKADKFSGLLEYLIKSQEDAISTMEEIVNKYTFLLEQCTVRIQPKEKQNFILANIILSCIKPTSKLVKPIKKLKDQLREVLQTLGMASRYSEPYFLASLLFWPENQQLDPDSKQMNKYVQSLENSFKGQYKRMHRTKQPIAYFFLGKGNNMNRLVHKGKIDQCFGKTPDFNSLWQSGDVWKEKKVQELLLRLQGRAENNCVYIEYGINEKITIPITPTFLGQLRSGRSIEKVSFYLGFSIGGPLAYDIQIV, from the coding sequence ATGGCAAAACAACTGAACCTTCCGGAAAATACAGATGACTGGACAAAAGAGGATGTAAATCAGTGGTTAGAAAGTCATAAAATTGATCAAAAACACAGGGAAATTTTGACTGCACAAGATGTGGATGGAAAGATCTtgaagtggttaaaaaaaaaagatcttgttGATATGGGCATAACACATGGACCAGCTATACAAATAGAAGAACTATTCAAAGAATTGCTGAGAACTTCTTCTGAAAATTCTATTCAGACATCTAAGAGGGGGAAAGGCAGTAAAAATGTTCCTAAAAAACAAACTTTGATGGAAAAGGAAAGTAGAGAAACTTCACAACAAAAACAACAGGATAAAGAGAACACAGATATGACTAATGCCTCTACAATGAGTACAGTTGCTAAAGGTTCTAAGTCACTAAAAAGTGAGCTCATCGGAGAAGAAATAGACAACACAAAGGAAAAGCAGCCATCCGTAGAACTGACATGTATAGCATACCCTTTTGATGAATTCAGTAATCCGTATCGTTACAAATTACATTTTAGTCTACAGCCCGAAACAGGACCACGCAATCTCATTGATCCAGTACATGAATTCAAAGCCTTCACAAATACAGAAACAGCCACAGAAAAAGATGTTAAGATGAAATTTAGTAATGAGGTTTTCCGGTTTGCTTCAGCTTGTATGAATTCACGTACCAATGGCACCATTCATTTTGGAGTCAAAGACAaaccccatggaaaaattgttggTGTGAAATTCACCAGTGTTACCAAGGAAGCCCTCATCGACCACTTCAATCTGATGATACACCAATATTTTGAAGACCATCAGGTCCAACAAGCAAAGAAGTGCATTCGAGAGCCAAGATTTGTGGAAGTTTTACTGCCAAATAGCATTCCATCTGACAGATTTGTTATAGAAGTAGATGTCATTCCACAATATTCTGAATGTGAACATGATTATTTCcagattaaaatgcaaaattgCAACAACAAAACATGGGAACAAAGTCCAAAATACTCAGTCTTTGTAAGACATGGGGCCAGCTCTAAGGACATCACGAAAAAAGAAGCTGATTTCAGAGaatttaaattagatttaaaaacacTGGCAGAGTCCaggaaagaagcagaagaaaaattcagaatgaaaacaaataaaaaagagagtgAGGGACTAAAGCTGGTTAAACTGTTGACAGGAAATCAGGATTTGTTAGACAATTCATACTATGAATGGTACATTCttgtaataaataaatgccaTCCAGATCAAACAAAACACTTAGATTTCCTAAGGGAAATTAAATGGTTTGCTGTGTTGGAGTTTGATCCTGAATCTGAGAGCAATGGAGTGGTCAAAGCTTACAAAGAAAGCCGAGTAGCAAACCTTCACTTTCCAAGTCTATACATAGAAGGGAATACCACACCAAATGAGAAGATTTCTACTCTGAATCTTTACCAGCAACCCAGCTGGATTTTCTGCAATGGCAGGTCAGACCTTGACAGTGAAAAATATAAGTCCTTAGATCCAAGATCGTGGCAAAAAGAAAGAGCTTCTGATGTCAggaaagttatttcatttcttacaCATGAAGACATAATGCCAAGAGGAAAGTTTTTGGTGGTCTATCTATTACTCTCACCCATAGATGACCCAGGAGACCCTCTCATTGAGACTTTCTGTGCTTTCTACCAAGATCTCAATGGAATGGAAAATATACTGTGCCTTTGTGTACACCCACACATATGTCAGGGATGGAAAGACCACCTTGAAGCAAGATTATTTAAACAGGAAGAGGAATTTTCAAACCAATGTATTTCTGCTTTAAATCTTGAAGAGATCAATGGCACTATTCTTAAACTAAAATCTGTGACTCAATCTTTAAAGAGACTTTTGCCATCTACTGGTTTGGCGACTGTCCTtctgaaaaaggaagaagatatCATGACTGCTCTGGAAATTGTCTGTGAAAATGAATGTGAAGGTACACTCTTGGagaaggacaaaaataaattccttgaaTTCAAGGCATTGAAAGAGGAAGATTTCTATCGAGGTGGCAAAGTATCATGGTGGAACTTCTACTTTTCTTCTCAGAGCTATTCTTTACCTTTTGTCAAAAGGGATAAATATGAAAAACTTGAAGAAATGATTCAAAACTGTGCAGATTCTTCTAAATCAGTATGTGCCAAAATTATTCATTTGTATCATCATCCAGGCTGTGGGGGAACTACCTTGGGTATGCATATTCTCTGGGAACTAAGGAAGAAATTCAGATGTGCCGTGCTAAGAAACAAGACGGTGGATTTTTCTGAAATTGGAGAACAGGTAACCAATTTAATCACATATGGAGCAACAAACCATCAGAATTACTTACCTGTACTGCTCCTTGTTGATGATTTTGAAGAACAAGAGAATGTCTATCTTCTGCAGGCCTCTATTCAAACAGCTGTAACTAAAAAGTACATTCGATATGAGAAACCTCTAGTGATTATCCTAAATTGCATGAGATCACAAAATCCTGAAAATAGTGCAAAGATCCCAGACAGTATTGCTGTAATACAACAACTATCTCCCAAAGAACAGAGAGCTTTTGAGCTTAaattgaaagaaatcaaagaacagCATAAAaactttgaagatttttattccttcatgATCATGAAAACCAATTTCAATAAAGAGTACATAGAAAATGTGGTCAGGAATATCCTGAAAGGGCAGGATATTTCCACCAAGGAAGCaaggcttttttctttcctggctcTTCTTAACTCTTATGTGCCTGATACTACCATTTCACTATCACAGTGTGAAAAGTTCTTAGGAATTGCAAACAAGAAGGCTTACTGGGGGACAGAAAAATTTGAACACAAGATGGGCACCTACTCCACAATTCTGATAAAAACAGAGGTGGTAGACTGTGGGATCTACTGTGGAGTGCGCATCATTCACCCTTTGATCGCACTTCTCTCACTGGAAGAATTGAAGAAAAGCTATCACTtggataaaagtaaaattatgttGGATATGCTAACAGAAAATTTGTTCTATGATACTGGTATAGGAAAAAGCAAATTTCTCCAAGATATGCAAACACTCCTGCTCACAAGACACCGTGATGAACATGAAAGTGGAACGGGAAATTGGTTTTCCCCATTTATTGAAGCATTACATAAAGATGAAGGAAATGCAGTGGTTGAAGCTGTCTTGCGTGAAGGTATCCGTAGGTTCCACCTAAATGCATTCATCTGCCAAGCCTTAGCAAGACATTTCTACATCAAAGAGAAGGACTTTAGCAATGCTCTGCATTGggcaaaagaagcaaaaaaggTAGAACCTGACAATTCTTATATCTCAGATACACTGGGTCAAGTctacaaaagcaaaataagatgGTGGTTAGAGGATAATGAAAGAAACAGGAACATTTCAGTTCATGTTCTAACTGATCTTTTGGATTTGGCAGAACATGCCTCAAATGCATTCAAAGAATCTCAACAGCAAAGTGAAGACAGACAATATGAAGTGAAGGAAAGGTTATACCAGAAGTCGAAAAGAAGATATGATACTTACAATATAGCTGGTTATCTAGGAGAGATAGAAGTTGGGTTTTACACAATCCAGATCCTCCAGCTCATTCCTTTCtttgacaataaaaatgaactatctAGAAGAGATATGGTCAATTTTATATCAGGAAGTAGTGATATTCCAGGGCATCCGAACAATGAATTTAAATTAGCCCTCAAGAACTTTATTCCTTATCTAACTAATTTGCAACAGTCTTTGAAAAAgtcctttgatttttttgatgaatatttcgTCCTTCTAAAACCCAGAAACAACATTAAGCAAAATGAAGAGGCCAAAACTCGGAAAAGGGTGGCGATGTGTTTTCATAAGTATGTAGATATATTTTGTCCCTTGGAGGAATCACAAAACATAGATTCTGGATCAAAGCTCAGTGAGCCACTTCAAGTGGAGAGGTATCGGAAAAGGCTAGTAGCTTTAAAAGCAGACAAGTTTTCTGGGCTCCTGGAATATCTTATCAAAAGTCAAGAAGATGCTATAAGCACCATGGAAGAGATAGTAAACAAATATACTTTTCTCTTAGAACAATGCACTGTCAGAATCCAgccaaaagaaaagcaaaatttcatCTTGGCCAATATCATTCTCTCCTGTATTAAACCTACCTCCAAATTAGTAAAGCcaattaaaaaactgaaagatcAGCTTCGAGAAGTCTTGCAAACATTAGGAATGGCTTCTCGATATTCAGAGCCTTATTTCCTAGCTTCCCTCTTATTCTGGCCAGAAAACCAACAACTAGATCCAGATtctaaacaaatgaacaagtatGTTCAATCATTGGAAAATTCTTTCAAGGGGCAATATAAACGTATGCATCGTACAAAGCAACCAATTGCATATTTCTTTCTTGGAAAAGGTAACAATATGAACAGACTTGTtcacaaaggaaaaattgatCAATGCTTTGGAAAGACCCCTGATTTTAATTCCTTGTGGCAGAGTGGAGATgtatggaaggagaaaaaagtccAAGAACTTTTGCTTCGTTTACAGGGACGAGCTGAAAATAATTGTGTATACATAGAATATGGAATCAATGAAAAAATCACAATACCCATCACACCCACTTTCTTAGGCCAACTTAGAAGTGGCAGAAGCATAGAAAAAGTGTCTTTTTACCTGGGATTTTCCATTGGAGGCCCACTTGCTTATGACATTCAAATTGTTTAA